One stretch of Juglans microcarpa x Juglans regia isolate MS1-56 chromosome 3D, Jm3101_v1.0, whole genome shotgun sequence DNA includes these proteins:
- the LOC121255254 gene encoding protein FAR1-RELATED SEQUENCE 5-like, producing MIRRTDKGEDETVRYVTLGCACGGKARNRTLNVTRPRPTGKTECKAKINALNVDGKFRLTTIHNIHNHGISRNKSRFFRCNREVSDSVKRVLDINDMAGSRMNKSLGSFVVGTGGFENLPVLENDCRNYIDKARHLRLGKGGVGALREYFCRMQYKNHGFFALMDLDDDERLRNVFWVDPRNRAAYQYFRDVVTFDTTYLTNRYGIPFAPFVGVNPHGQSILLGAGLISSEDTEKFVWLFQTWLQCMDELLKRDGAVKTYLVEDEIRVKEITKLVTFSVDFNEEDADAKYSCGLFQMRGILCRHIFAIFKCNGIKSLPEKYILARWRKDIKRRYTLIDSSYDAGDQRPDACRYSSLLKTYYQMITHAAGSKKHIKDVTQKLHAIIELYSEYQEPPSMTLTGFDVGCTQNDTTTVGSSKQVLSPLVVRGKCRLPSLRRASRMLKDMQKVKGKTKKTLSKPETEIGAHY from the exons ATGATAAGAAGGACTGATAAGGGGGAGGATGAGACTGTCCGATATGTCACTCTTGGTTGTGCCTGTGGTGGGAAGGCCCGGAATAGGACGTTGAATGTCACCAGACCACGTCCAACGGGAAAGACagaatgtaaggcaaagattaatgccttaaaCGTTGATGGAAAGTTTCGGTTGACAACAATtcataatatccataaccaTGGCATTAGTCGAAATAAATCTCGCTTCTTtcgatgtaatagagaagtgagtgacTCTGTAAAAAGAGTCCTAGATATAAACGATATGGCTGGCAGccgaatgaataagagtttAGGATCTTTCGTCGTTGGCACTGGTGGATTCGAGAACCTTccagttttagaaaatgattgtCGTAATTATATCGACAAGGCAAGACATTTAAGGCTTGGGAAAGGTGGTGTTGGAGCGCTTCGagagtatttttgtaggatGCAGTACAAAAATCATGGTTTCTTTGCACTgatggatttggatgatgaCGAGAGGTTAAGGAATGTCTTTTGGGTAGACCCCCGTAATAGGGCAGCCTACCAATACTTCCGTGATGTGGTCACATTCGACACTACGTACCTGACGAATAGATATGGGATAccatttgcaccatttgttgggGTAAACCCCCATGGGCAGTCAATTCTGTTGGGAGCAGGATTGATTTCCAGTGAGGATACAGAGAAATTTGTCTGGTTATTTCAGACGTGGTTGCAGTGTATGGATG AGTTACTTAAGAGGGATGGTGCAGTAAAGACCTATCTGGTAGAGGACGAAATTCGGGTTAAAGAGATCACGAAGTTGGTTACGTTTTCTGTGGACTTCAATGAGGAAGATGCAGATGCTAAGTATTCGTGTGGTTTATTCCAGATGAGAGGTATATTGTGCAGGCACATTTTCGCTATATTTAAATGTAACGGGATAAAATCCCTACCAGAGAAGTACATCTTAGCTCGATGGAGGAAAGACATCAAAAGGAGATACACCTTAATCGATAGCAGCTATGATGCAGGGGATCAGCGGCCAGATGCTTGCagatattcaagtctattaaaaACCTATTATCAAATGATTACTCATGCAGCGGGttcaaaaaaacatattaagGATGTCACACAAAAGTTACATGCAATAATTGAATTATATAGTGAGTATCAAGAACCCCCATCGATGACCCTTACTGGTTTTGATGTTGGTTGTACTCAAAATGACACAACCACAGTGGGTAGCTCAAAACAAGTACTCAGTCCATTAGTTGTCAGAGGAAAATGCAGACTCCCATCTCTGAGGAGAGCATCCAGAATGTTGAAAGACATGCAGAAAGTTAAAGGAAAGACAAAGAAAACACTTAGTAAACCGGAAACAGAAATAGGTGCACATTATTGA
- the LOC121256643 gene encoding low affinity inorganic phosphate transporter 1-like → MASDQLKVLDVLDKAKTQLYHFTAVVIAGMGFFTDSYDLFSISLVTKLLGRIYYHVEGSSKPGSLPPNVAAAVNGVAFCGTLTGQLFFGWLGDRLGRKRVYGITLMLMVFCSVGSGLSFGSTPNSVIATVCFFRFWLGFGIGGDYPLSATIMAEYANKKTRGAFIAAVFAMQGFGILCGGAVAIVVSSIFQVLFPARAYSEDPTGSTVPQADYAWRIILMFGAVPAAMTYYWRMKMPETPRYTALVAKNQQKAREDMAKVLKVDIESGKEAVIKEEDEVVEKRNSFGLFSSEFLSRHGLHLLGTTTTWFLVDIAYYSQNLFQKDIFSAVGWIPKPKTMSALEELYKIARAQTLIALCGTVPGYWATVLLIDYIGRFAIQIIGFFFMSVFMFALAIPYHHWTEKTNHIGFVVMYALTFFFANFGPNSTTFIVPAEIFPARLRSTCHGISAAAGKAGAIVGSFGFLYASQNQDQSKADPGYPAGIGMRNSLLVLAVVNVVGFFFTFLVPESKGKSLEEMSREDEGDDQEQSNKKVVETA, encoded by the coding sequence ATGGCCTCAGACCAGCTTAAGGTCCTGGACGTGCTGGACAAAGCCAAGACTCAGCTTTACCACTTCACTGCAGTGGTGATCGCCGGCATGGGGTTCTTCACCGATTCCTATGATCTTTTCTCTATTTCCCTCGTCACGAAGCTTCTCGGTCGCATATATTATCACGTCGAGGGATCGTCAAAGCCCGGTAGTCTGCCGCCTAACGTAGCCGCAGCGGTTAATGGAGTCGCTTTCTGCGGAACACTAACGGGACAGCTTTTCTTTGGGTGGCTCGGCGACAGGTTGGGTCGGAAGCGCGTCTATGGCATCACGCTCATGCTCATGGTTTTCTGTTCCGTCGGTTCCGGGCTTTCCTTTGGGAGCACCCCAAACTCGGTTATTGCGACTGTGTGTTTTTTCAGGTTCTGGCTTGGGTTTGGAATTGGCGGAGATTACCCACTGTCTGCAACTATCATGGCGGAGTATGCTAACAAGAAAACTCGGGGGGCTTTTATTGCTGCAGTTTTCGCCATGCAAGGGTTTGGCATTCTGTGTGGCGGCGCTGTGGCTATAGTTGTCTCCAGCATCTTTCAGGTTCTCTTCCCTGCCAGGGCTTACTCCGAGGATCCAACTGGATCGACTGTCCCTCAGGCGGACTATGCATGGCGGATCATTCTCATGTTCGGTGCAGTTCCTGCTGCAATGACTTATTATTGGCGCATGAAAATGCCGGAAACCCCTCGATACACTGCCTTAGTTGCCAAGAATCAACAGAAAGCTCGCGAAGACATGGCGAAGGTTTTGAAAGTCGATATTGAATCAGGGAAGGAGGCCGTGATCAAAGAGGAGGACGAAGTGGTTGAAAAAAGAAACTCTTTCGGGTTGTTCTCTTCAGAATTTCTCTCTCGGCATGGGCTGCACTTGTTGGGGACGACAACGACGTGGTTCTTAGTAGACATTGCTTATTATAGCCAGAATCTTTTCCAGAAAGACATCTTCAGTGCAGTTGGTTGGATCCCTAAGCCAAAAACCATGAGCGCCCTTGAGGAGCTCTACAAGATTGCGAGGGCTCAAACCCTGATTGCACTGTGTGGCACAGTTCCTGGGTACTGGGCAACGGTCCTTCTCATCGACTATATTGGAAGGTTTGCCATTCAGATAATTGGGTTTTTCTTCATGTCAGTTTTCATGTTTGCTCTCGCAATTCCTTACCACCACTGGACAGAAAAAACCAACCACATAGGCTTCGTTGTCATGTATGCCCTCACCTTCTTCTTCGCCAATTTCGGGCCAAATAGCACTACATTCATTGTGCCGGCAGAGATTTTCCCGGCGAGGCTTCGATCAACATGCCATGGTATTTCAGCAGCTGCAGGGAAAGCAGGTGCAATAGTGGGATCTTTTGGGTTCTTGTATGCGTCGCAAAACCAAGACCAGTCAAAGGCTGATCCGGGATACCCAGCCGGAATTGGAATGAGAAATTCTCTCCTTGTGCTCGCAGTGGTCAATGTGGTCGGGTTCTTCTTCACATTTTTGGTGCCGGAGTCCAAGGGAAAATCTCTGGAGGAAATGTCGAGGGAGGATGAAGGAGATGATCAAGAGCAATCCAACAAGAAAGTGGTTGAAACGGCTTAA